The following are encoded in a window of Nilaparvata lugens isolate BPH chromosome 13, ASM1435652v1, whole genome shotgun sequence genomic DNA:
- the LOC111044264 gene encoding elongation of very long chain fatty acids protein 7, with product MTSLYNNTITRYYDFVFTDLGDPRTNHWLLLGSPMPGATILGLYLYFVLSWGPRYMLHRKPYDLQNTLVVYNFIQVLASIWLFWEAMDAAWWTRYSWKCEPVDWSRSPEAMRIAWAFYMYFIAKISELLDTVFFVLRKKDRQITFLHMYHHTVMPMISWGAAKYYPGGHGAFIGMINSFVHIIMYTYYMMAAMGPQFQKYLWWKKYITTLQLSQFCLAFLHSFQLLIYDCEYPRWSLFLIMPNAVFFYYLFNDFYNKAYGIDDSRQRRKPESSNEKPESNGTANGHASKSNGHVTKSNGTANGHMSKSNGAANGHVSKSNGHVSTSNGNLNQRNGQATTSNGHVTTANGHVSRSNGHVPNTNGNIANGNASNSNGQIQKQLPKKDQ from the exons ATGACGTCTCTATACAACAACACAATAACAAGATATTATGACTTCGTATTCACAGACTTAGGAG atCCAAGAACCAATCACTGGCTGCTTCTAGGGAGCCCTATGCCTGGTGCCACCATTCTAGGATTGTACCTTTACTTTGTCCTGTCATGGGGACCCAGGTACATGCTACACAGAAAGCCTTACGACCTACAAAACACCCTCGTAGTATATAACTTCATACAAGTATTGGCCAGTATATGGCTATTCTGGGAG GCGATGGACGCAGCCTGGTGGACGAGGTACAGTTGGAAATGCGAGCCCGTTGATTGGTCGAGAAGTCCTGAAGCCATGAGGATAGCTTGGGCATTCTACATGTACTTCATAGCCAAAATATCAGAGCTACTTGACACT GTTTTCTTCGTGCTGAGGAAAAAAGACCGTCAGATCACGTTTCTGCACATGTACCATCACACGGTGATGCCGATGATCTCATGGGGAGCAGCTAAATATTACCCGGGTGGTCATGGCGCTTTCATCGGGATGATCAACAGCTTTGTTCACATAATCATGTACACGTACTACATGATGGCCGCCATGGGACCTCAGTTCCAGAAGTACCTCTGGTGGAAGAAGTACATCACTACTCTCCAACTG agTCAATTCTGCCTGGCCTTCCTGCATTCCTTCCAGCTGCTTATCTACGACTGCGAATATCCACGCTGGTCGCTATTCCTCATCATGCCAAACGCCGTATTCTTCTACTACTTGTTCAATGACTTCTACAACAAAGCCTATGGAATAGATGACAGCAGACAACGGAGAAAACCAGAATCAAGCAACGAGAAACCTGAATCAAATGGCACCGCAAATGGACACGCATCAAAATCAAATGGACATGTGACTAAATCAAATGGCACCGCAAATGGACACATGTCTAAATCAAACGGCGCCGCAAATGGACATGTGTCTAAATCAAATGGACATGTATCCACATCAAACGGTAATTTGAACCAAAGGAATGGACAGGCTACAACGTCAAATGGACATGTGACAACAGCAAACGGCCATGTGAGCAGATCAAATGGACATGTCCCAAACACAAATGGAAACATTGCGAACGGCAATGCAAGTAATTCCAATGGACAAATACAGAAACAATTGCCAAAGAAAGACCAGTAG